One window of Leptotrichia sp. oral taxon 498 genomic DNA carries:
- the hisD gene encoding histidinol dehydrogenase, with product MIKTIEYSENLNLEKELARSQFSYDDVNETVENILKDVKKRGDKALFEYTKKFDKVDLKTLEVSEEEIQKAFDTIDKELLEVIKYSHDNIKLFHEKQVRNNFIVKKENGISLGQIINPIEKVGLYVPGGTAAYPSTVLMNAVPAKIAGCKEIIMVTPPTSDGIILPSLLVAAKIAGVDRIFKVGGAQSIAALSYGTESIPKVYKIVGPGNIYVAMAKKMVYGEVSIDMIAGPSEVLIIADDSANPVHVAADLLSQAEHDKLAASILVTNSKELAKNVAEQLEIQLKELEREEIARVSIETQGRIIITKTIDEAIKISNEIAPEHLELAVSNPFELLTRVKNAGSIFMGHNTPEPLGDYLAGPNHTLPTSGTAKFSSPLSVDDFIKKSSFIYYSKEGLEEVKDKVIKFAESEGLTAHARSVSKRFEK from the coding sequence ATGATAAAGACAATTGAATATTCAGAAAATTTGAATTTGGAAAAAGAACTTGCTAGAAGCCAGTTTTCTTATGACGATGTAAATGAAACTGTGGAAAATATTTTAAAAGATGTAAAAAAACGAGGTGACAAGGCCCTTTTTGAGTATACAAAAAAATTTGATAAAGTGGATCTAAAAACATTGGAAGTTTCCGAAGAAGAAATTCAAAAAGCGTTTGATACAATTGATAAAGAACTTTTGGAAGTTATTAAATATTCGCATGATAATATTAAATTATTTCACGAAAAACAAGTTAGAAATAATTTTATTGTAAAAAAAGAAAATGGAATAAGTTTAGGTCAAATTATTAATCCAATTGAAAAAGTTGGGCTATATGTACCTGGAGGAACTGCCGCTTATCCATCAACTGTTTTGATGAATGCCGTTCCAGCAAAAATTGCAGGTTGCAAGGAAATTATAATGGTCACACCGCCAACTTCAGACGGAATAATTTTACCATCGCTTTTAGTTGCTGCGAAAATCGCTGGAGTTGACAGAATTTTTAAAGTTGGAGGAGCACAATCAATTGCTGCACTTAGTTATGGAACAGAAAGCATTCCAAAAGTATATAAAATTGTAGGACCTGGAAATATTTATGTTGCAATGGCTAAAAAGATGGTTTACGGAGAAGTTTCAATTGATATGATAGCAGGACCAAGTGAAGTTTTAATTATTGCCGATGATAGTGCAAATCCAGTTCATGTAGCAGCAGATCTACTTTCTCAAGCGGAACACGACAAACTGGCAGCTAGTATTTTAGTTACAAATTCAAAGGAACTTGCTAAAAATGTTGCAGAGCAATTGGAAATTCAGCTGAAAGAGTTGGAAAGGGAAGAGATTGCAAGAGTTTCGATTGAAACTCAAGGTAGAATTATTATTACAAAAACAATTGATGAAGCGATAAAAATAAGTAACGAAATTGCTCCAGAACATTTGGAACTAGCGGTTTCTAATCCTTTTGAACTTTTGACAAGAGTAAAAAATGCAGGTTCAATATTTATGGGACATAATACACCTGAGCCATTGGGAGATTATTTGGCAGGACCTAATCACACACTTCCGACAAGTGGAACAGCTAAATTTTCATCACCATTATCAGTTGATGACTTTATAAAAAAATCTTCATTTATTTATTATTCAAAAGAAGGTCTTGAAGAAGTGAAAGATAAAGTTATAAAATTTGCTGAAAGTGAAGGACTTACAGCTCATGCTCGTTCAGTTTCTAAAAGATTTGAGAAATAA
- the hisB gene encoding imidazoleglycerol-phosphate dehydratase HisB, with protein sequence MRKSKIERNTFETKTKVELNIDGTGKYENNTGVGFLDHMLDLFAKHGRFDLKVYCDGDTQVDDHHSTEDIGIALGKCFYEALGDLKGVKRYGSFLLPMDEALTLVAVDLSGRYFLNFDVNIPTEKVGIFDTELVEEFFIGFTRHLNATLHIKNMAGTNSHHIIESIFKGVARALAEAVSIDEKYKDEIPSTKGVLV encoded by the coding sequence ATGAGAAAATCTAAAATTGAAAGAAATACATTTGAAACAAAAACAAAAGTTGAATTAAATATTGATGGAACTGGAAAATATGAGAATAATACGGGAGTTGGATTTTTAGATCACATGCTTGACTTGTTTGCAAAACATGGAAGATTTGACTTGAAGGTTTATTGTGATGGAGATACACAAGTTGATGATCATCACAGTACGGAAGATATTGGAATTGCACTTGGGAAATGTTTTTATGAGGCTCTGGGAGATTTAAAAGGCGTTAAAAGATACGGAAGCTTTCTTTTGCCGATGGATGAGGCTCTGACATTGGTTGCAGTTGATTTAAGCGGAAGATATTTTTTGAATTTTGATGTGAATATTCCGACTGAGAAAGTTGGGATTTTTGATACAGAATTAGTGGAAGAGTTTTTCATTGGCTTTACACGGCATTTGAATGCGACATTGCATATAAAGAATATGGCTGGGACAAATTCGCATCATATAATTGAGTCGATTTTTAAAGGAGTTGCTAGAGCTTTGGCAGAGGCTGTGAGTATTGATGAAAAGTATAAGGATGAAATTCCTTCGACTAAGGGAGTTTTGGTTTAA
- a CDS encoding ATP phosphoribosyltransferase regulatory subunit: MKKYINNMSKKNIVLLNLRKLYDSYGYKKISLPNFEEYDLYNENKDFILGNILTIMNPSGNLLALRPDITLSVAKKISKEKTLKYDKVYYQENIYTTSKYIGYSEKEQLGVELIGKETLFLNFEIVSLALKSLEIMSKKNMLVLSHAGFIFSIFENLELEYEIKEKIFEYINNKNVHDIKIILKNNKNISDELKNLIYELPNLSGNIEEIEKKLSKYELNPKIIKILSGLKDLYNLIIKFHSRKKIIFDFSIIKNLKYYNGIIMQGFIDKIPNAVLSGGRYDKLFEKFGVDTGAIGFAVVTDNLNEFYKNENQKDFDILLLYDESDFGKLAEIVDKLVKDGNRVRTQNIIYKNYDFEIFNYDKKYIFENGELKIEI, encoded by the coding sequence GTGAAAAAATATATTAACAATATGAGCAAAAAAAATATAGTCTTATTGAACTTGCGAAAATTGTACGATTCTTATGGCTATAAAAAAATTTCTCTTCCGAATTTTGAAGAATATGATTTGTATAATGAAAATAAAGATTTTATTTTAGGAAATATACTTACAATTATGAATCCAAGCGGGAATTTATTAGCGCTTAGACCAGATATTACTCTTTCAGTTGCAAAAAAAATTTCAAAAGAAAAAACATTAAAATATGATAAAGTTTATTATCAGGAAAATATCTATACGACTTCTAAATATATAGGCTATAGTGAAAAAGAACAATTGGGAGTTGAACTGATTGGGAAAGAAACGTTATTTTTAAATTTTGAAATTGTGAGTCTTGCACTAAAAAGTTTGGAAATTATGAGCAAAAAAAATATGCTTGTATTATCTCATGCTGGATTTATTTTTTCAATTTTTGAAAACCTAGAACTTGAATATGAAATAAAAGAAAAAATTTTTGAGTACATTAACAATAAAAATGTTCATGATATAAAAATAATTTTAAAAAATAATAAAAACATTTCAGACGAATTAAAAAATCTTATTTATGAATTACCAAATTTATCAGGAAATATAGAAGAAATTGAAAAGAAATTATCTAAATATGAATTAAATCCTAAAATTATAAAGATATTATCTGGGCTTAAAGATTTGTATAATTTGATTATTAAATTTCATAGCAGAAAAAAAATTATTTTTGATTTTTCGATTATTAAAAATTTGAAATATTATAATGGGATTATTATGCAAGGGTTTATTGATAAAATTCCAAATGCTGTGCTAAGTGGCGGAAGATATGATAAATTGTTTGAAAAATTTGGAGTTGATACTGGAGCAATTGGATTTGCTGTTGTTACTGATAATCTTAATGAATTTTATAAAAATGAAAATCAGAAGGATTTTGATATTTTGCTTTTGTATGATGAAAGTGATTTCGGAAAATTGGCTGAGATTGTTGATAAGTTGGTAAAAGATGGCAACAGAGTGAGAACCCAAAATATTATTTATAAAAATTATGATTTTGAAATTTTTAATTATGATAAAAAATATATTTTTGAGAATGGAGAATTGAAAATTGAAATATGA
- the hisG gene encoding ATP phosphoribosyltransferase, protein MLNIALPKGRLGNKVYELFESIGYDCDEIKSDNRKLIFENPDKKIRFLLVKPSDVAVYVEKGSADIGVVGKDILLEDNPDVYELLDLGFGKCKFGIAGPVNFKENFDRPLVVATKYFNVSKKYFDSINRDVELIKLNGSIEIAPILELSDVIVDIVETGTTLRENHLKVLNFIGDISARLIANKSSYRFNHDKIENIVRKIKDKIDKTDKK, encoded by the coding sequence ATGTTAAATATAGCACTTCCTAAAGGAAGACTTGGAAATAAAGTTTATGAATTGTTTGAGAGCATTGGGTATGATTGTGATGAAATAAAAAGTGACAACAGAAAATTGATTTTTGAAAATCCTGACAAAAAAATCAGATTTCTTTTGGTAAAGCCGTCGGATGTGGCGGTTTATGTGGAAAAGGGGAGCGCTGATATTGGAGTTGTTGGGAAGGACATTTTGCTGGAAGATAATCCAGATGTGTATGAACTTTTGGATTTAGGATTTGGAAAATGTAAATTTGGAATTGCGGGACCTGTTAATTTTAAAGAAAATTTTGATAGACCTTTGGTTGTTGCAACGAAATATTTTAATGTGTCAAAAAAATATTTTGACTCGATAAATAGAGATGTAGAATTAATCAAATTAAATGGTTCAATTGAAATTGCACCGATTTTGGAACTTTCTGATGTGATTGTCGATATTGTAGAAACTGGGACAACTTTGAGGGAAAATCATTTGAAAGTGTTGAATTTTATTGGAGATATAAGTGCGAGACTTATTGCAAATAAATCGAGTTATAGATTTAATCATGATAAAATAGAAAATATTGTGAGAAAAATAAAAGATAAAATAGACAAAACAGACAAAAAATAA
- a CDS encoding cell division protein FtsZ — MITKIIGVGGMGINFINYMIKEKIKKVEYITIDTNLKNSESSLANQKIFLDTGIAKCSREQVEKIAFQCYGQFYELLKDTNILFLISGVGGATGSGITPIILEVAKKLKIFTITIIARPFFLEGFDVMKIANDGMRKIEKLTDSLIIIPNEKLYNYIDKREPLNSAYWQANMLIKEGIESVVSILTEVGFMNIDLLDIRAVLDRSRDTIIRVGEGFGETAGENILAQIKKKNLFEGQIQDAKRVLISFTTGNDVPLLDIQKIIQGITNIIKDKNFKLIWGIIINSSYEFNRKIKTVMISSEQ, encoded by the coding sequence ATGATAACAAAAATTATCGGAGTTGGAGGAATGGGAATTAACTTTATCAATTATATGATTAAAGAAAAAATTAAAAAAGTTGAATATATAACAATAGACACTAATCTAAAAAACTCTGAATCAAGCTTAGCTAATCAAAAAATCTTTTTAGATACTGGAATTGCTAAATGTAGCAGAGAACAGGTGGAAAAAATTGCATTTCAATGTTATGGACAATTTTATGAACTTTTAAAAGATACAAATATTCTATTTTTAATTTCTGGAGTTGGCGGAGCGACTGGGAGTGGAATAACGCCGATTATTTTAGAAGTGGCTAAGAAACTCAAGATATTTACAATAACAATTATAGCTAGACCTTTTTTTCTAGAAGGATTTGATGTGATGAAAATTGCAAATGATGGAATGAGAAAGATTGAAAAGTTGACAGATAGCCTTATCATCATTCCAAATGAAAAGCTTTATAATTATATTGACAAAAGAGAACCACTAAATTCAGCTTACTGGCAAGCTAATATGCTTATTAAAGAAGGAATTGAAAGTGTTGTAAGTATTTTGACTGAAGTTGGATTTATGAATATTGATTTATTGGATATTAGAGCAGTGCTAGACCGCTCACGAGATACGATTATTCGTGTAGGAGAAGGATTTGGTGAAACAGCGGGAGAAAATATTTTAGCACAGATAAAAAAGAAAAATTTATTTGAAGGACAAATTCAAGATGCAAAAAGAGTTTTGATAAGTTTTACAACGGGAAATGACGTTCCATTGTTAGATATACAGAAAATCATTCAAGGAATTACCAATATTATAAAAGATAAAAATTTCAAACTTATTTGGGGGATTATAATAAATTCAAGCTACGAATTTAATAGAAAAATAAAAACTGTTATGATTTCAAGTGAACAGTGA
- a CDS encoding toxin-antitoxin system YwqK family antitoxin, whose product MLKFKKSILVLFSFLVLGSFSFAAYNTNARAKRTSEYSSGSARAMSSYYGTISNVNVSGNTATIRETGQPFTGNYIEYSEIGAVRTIRPYKNGILDGVMYLYYDNGNLLKVTNYTNGNKDGEEIEFYGNGYSKSIKIYRNGVLNGIAYDFDEFGRPAGSVEYVNNLKNGKEVKISNGVVIAESIYQYGRLNGPVTLYYTNGTVRMTGNYTSNLRNGQWTWNYENGSKRLIESYNNGIIYQVAGYNRDGSKEREIKLSNGSGEFTQYYSNGKVKAKGTLRNYKPYGNWNFYNSQGYVTDTQGFY is encoded by the coding sequence ATGTTAAAATTTAAAAAATCAATATTAGTTTTATTTTCATTTTTAGTGCTTGGAAGTTTTTCATTTGCCGCTTACAACACTAATGCCAGAGCTAAAAGAACCAGCGAATATTCAAGCGGTTCTGCAAGAGCTATGTCTTCATACTATGGAACAATTTCAAATGTAAATGTTTCTGGAAATACTGCCACAATAAGGGAAACGGGACAGCCTTTCACAGGAAATTACATTGAATACAGTGAAATTGGCGCAGTGAGAACTATAAGACCTTATAAAAATGGAATTTTAGATGGTGTAATGTACTTGTATTATGATAATGGAAATTTGTTAAAAGTTACAAATTACACAAATGGAAATAAAGATGGAGAAGAAATCGAGTTTTATGGAAATGGATATTCAAAATCAATAAAGATTTATAGAAACGGTGTCCTAAATGGCATTGCTTACGATTTTGATGAGTTTGGAAGACCTGCAGGCTCAGTAGAATATGTAAACAACTTAAAAAACGGAAAAGAAGTAAAAATTTCAAACGGTGTTGTAATTGCTGAGAGTATTTATCAATATGGAAGATTAAATGGACCTGTAACTTTATACTACACAAATGGAACAGTTCGAATGACAGGAAATTACACTTCAAATTTAAGAAATGGTCAATGGACTTGGAACTATGAAAATGGTTCAAAAAGATTGATCGAAAGCTATAACAATGGAATAATTTACCAAGTTGCTGGATACAATAGGGACGGTTCAAAAGAACGTGAAATAAAATTATCTAATGGAAGTGGAGAATTTACCCAATATTATAGCAATGGAAAAGTAAAAGCAAAAGGAACTTTGAGAAATTATAAGCCTTATGGAAACTGGAATTTTTATAATAGTCAAGGTTATGTAACTGATACACAAGGGTTTTATTAA
- the hisC gene encoding histidinol-phosphate transaminase: MGKFWNDKIKEIEPYTPGEQPKDKKYIKLNTNENPYPPSSKVIEKIKSMNLEDLKLYPDPDVTELRKVIAEYFSNKINDKVTHKQVFIGNGSDEVLAFIFMAFFNAGDKVYYPDITYSFYPVYADLFNVKEVKIPLNDSFEIEIQKYFGLDGHIIIANPNAPTSIALKLDEIEEIVKNNPNQLIIVDEAYVDFGAESAVKLINKYDNVLVVQTFSKSRSTAGIRLGYALGCESIIEGLNRLKFSFNSYTIDRISIEAGIESFKDDEYFEKTNAKIIQTREKTVEKLKKLEFKVLNSSANFIFISHNKVFAGDLYKQLKENGVLVRYFAKDRIDNYLRVTIGTDEEMGIFIEKLEEIIF; the protein is encoded by the coding sequence ATGGGGAAATTTTGGAATGATAAAATAAAGGAAATAGAGCCTTATACACCAGGTGAACAACCAAAAGACAAAAAATATATTAAACTTAATACAAATGAAAATCCTTATCCGCCATCATCAAAAGTCATAGAAAAAATAAAATCTATGAATTTGGAAGATTTGAAATTGTATCCAGATCCAGATGTAACGGAGCTTAGAAAAGTTATCGCTGAATATTTTTCTAATAAAATAAACGATAAAGTTACACATAAACAGGTGTTTATTGGAAATGGATCTGATGAAGTTCTGGCATTTATTTTTATGGCATTTTTCAATGCAGGAGATAAAGTGTATTATCCAGATATTACATACAGTTTTTATCCAGTTTATGCCGATTTATTTAATGTAAAGGAAGTCAAAATTCCTTTAAATGATAGTTTTGAAATTGAAATTCAAAAATATTTTGGCTTGGATGGACATATAATTATCGCAAATCCGAATGCACCAACTTCGATTGCTTTAAAATTGGATGAAATTGAAGAAATAGTAAAAAATAATCCAAATCAGTTAATTATCGTTGATGAGGCATATGTTGACTTTGGTGCAGAAAGTGCTGTAAAATTAATAAATAAATACGATAACGTTCTTGTTGTTCAGACATTTTCAAAATCACGTTCAACGGCGGGAATACGGCTTGGATATGCACTTGGTTGTGAAAGTATAATTGAAGGATTGAATAGGTTAAAATTTTCATTTAACTCATACACGATTGACAGAATTTCAATTGAAGCTGGAATTGAGTCGTTTAAAGATGATGAGTATTTTGAAAAAACTAATGCTAAAATTATTCAGACTAGAGAAAAAACGGTTGAAAAATTGAAAAAATTAGAATTTAAAGTGTTAAATTCGAGTGCTAACTTTATTTTTATTTCTCATAACAAAGTTTTCGCAGGCGATTTGTATAAACAGCTAAAAGAAAATGGAGTTTTAGTAAGATATTTTGCAAAAGATAGAATTGATAATTATTTGAGGGTTACGATTGGGACGGATGAGGAAATGGGGATTTTTATTGAGAAATTGGAAGAAATTATTTTCTAG
- the hisB gene encoding imidazoleglycerol-phosphate dehydratase HisB, translated as MRKSNIERNTFETKIKIELNIDGTGKYENNTGVGFLDHMLDLFAKHGRFDLKVCCDGDTQVDDHHSTEDIGIALGKCFYEALGDLKGVKRYGNFLLPMDEALTLVAVDLSGRYFLNFDVNIPTEKVGTFDTELVEEFFIGFTRHLNATLHIKNMTGTNSHHIIESIFKGVARALAEAVSIDEKYKDEIPSTKGVLV; from the coding sequence ATGAGAAAATCTAACATTGAAAGGAACACATTTGAAACAAAAATAAAAATTGAATTGAATATTGATGGGACTGGAAAATATGAGAATAATACGGGAGTTGGATTTTTAGATCACATGCTTGATTTATTTGCAAAGCATGGGAGATTTGATTTGAAAGTTTGTTGCGACGGGGATACGCAAGTTGATGATCATCACAGTACAGAAGATATTGGGATTGCTCTTGGGAAATGTTTTTATGAGGCTTTGGGAGATTTAAAAGGGGTTAAAAGATACGGAAACTTTCTTTTGCCGATGGATGAGGCTCTGACATTGGTTGCAGTTGATTTAAGCGGAAGATATTTTTTGAATTTTGATGTGAATATTCCGACTGAGAAAGTTGGAACTTTTGATACAGAATTGGTGGAAGAGTTTTTTATTGGATTTACACGACATTTAAATGCGACACTGCATATAAAGAATATGACTGGAACGAATTCACATCATATTATTGAGTCGATTTTTAAAGGAGTTGCCAGAGCCTTGGCGGAGGCTGTGAGTATTGATGAAAAATATAAAGATGAGATTCCATCCACTAAAGGGGTATTAGTTTAA
- the hisC gene encoding histidinol-phosphate transaminase, translated as MSKFWNDKIKEIEPYVPGEQPKDKKYIKLNTNENPYSPSKKVIEKIKSMNLKDLKLYPDPDVSELRKVIAEYFSQKIDERITKEQIFVGNGSDEVLALIFMTFFNKGDKVYYPDITYSFYPVYADLFDLKEVKIPLNKNFEIEIDKYFGLDGHIIITNPNAPTSIALKLNEIEKIVKNNPTQLVVIDEAYVDFGAESSVKLVNKYDNVLVVQTFSKSRSFAGMRLGYAIGSENIIEGLNRLKFSFNSYTIDRISIEAGIESFKDDEYFVKTNAKIIETREKTVKKLKELGFKVLNSSANFIFISHNKVFAGDLYKNLKDNGVLVRYFAKDRIDNYLRVTIGTDEDMEIFIEKLNKLL; from the coding sequence ATGAGCAAATTTTGGAATGATAAAATAAAGGAAATAGAGCCTTATGTTCCTGGAGAGCAGCCGAAAGACAAGAAATATATTAAACTTAATACAAATGAAAATCCTTATTCACCGTCAAAAAAAGTTATAGAAAAAATAAAATCTATGAATTTAAAAGATTTGAAACTTTATCCAGATCCAGATGTTTCAGAACTTAGAAAAGTAATTGCTGAATATTTTTCGCAAAAAATTGATGAAAGAATTACAAAAGAGCAAATTTTTGTGGGAAATGGTTCGGATGAAGTGTTAGCACTTATTTTTATGACATTTTTTAACAAGGGTGATAAAGTTTATTATCCTGACATAACTTACAGCTTTTATCCAGTTTATGCGGATTTATTTGATTTAAAAGAAGTAAAAATCCCGTTAAACAAAAATTTTGAAATTGAAATTGATAAATATTTTGGACTTGATGGGCATATAATTATTACAAATCCGAATGCACCGACTTCGATTGCTTTGAAATTAAATGAAATAGAAAAAATAGTAAAAAATAATCCAACTCAGTTGGTTGTTATTGATGAGGCTTATGTCGATTTTGGGGCAGAAAGTTCTGTTAAATTGGTGAATAAATATGACAATGTTCTTGTTGTGCAGACATTTTCAAAATCTCGTTCATTTGCGGGAATGCGTTTGGGATATGCAATTGGCTCAGAAAATATAATAGAAGGGCTTAACAGACTAAAATTTTCATTTAATTCGTATACAATTGACAGAATTTCGATTGAAGCTGGGATTGAATCATTTAAAGATGATGAATATTTTGTAAAAACTAATGCTAAAATTATTGAAACACGGGAAAAAACTGTAAAAAAATTGAAAGAATTGGGATTTAAAGTGCTAAATTCAAGTGCTAATTTTATTTTTATTTCACATAATAAAGTTTTTGCAGGAGATTTATATAAAAATCTAAAAGATAATGGGGTTTTAGTTAGATATTTTGCAAAAGATAGAATTGATAATTACTTGAGAGTTACCATTGGAACCGATGAAGATATGGAAATTTTTATTGAAAAATTAAATAAATTGTTGTAA